A window of the Thalassospira indica genome harbors these coding sequences:
- a CDS encoding ogr/Delta-like zinc finger family protein yields MSASGHNAMKCPHCGSSCSTAKTRQVTALYREITLSCRNPDCLHVFLAEMNAIRTLRPSLIPAPDVNLHIAQTTTQPNPA; encoded by the coding sequence ATGTCTGCCTCCGGCCACAACGCCATGAAATGCCCGCACTGCGGATCAAGCTGCAGCACCGCGAAAACCCGTCAGGTCACAGCCCTTTACCGGGAAATAACCTTGTCATGCCGCAACCCCGACTGCCTCCACGTCTTTCTTGCCGAAATGAACGCCATCCGCACCTTGCGGCCAAGCCTTATCCCGGCACCGGACGTCAACCTTCACATCGCGCAAACCACAACACAGCCAAACCCGGCGTGA
- a CDS encoding type II toxin-antitoxin system RelE family toxin yields MLKITISKQAFKVLNKMQPHQAQKIDTVIQQLAENPARDDLDIKKLTNRENVYRVRVGQYRILYTEDGHILDIIKIAPRGSAYKN; encoded by the coding sequence ATGCTTAAGATCACCATTTCGAAGCAAGCGTTCAAAGTTCTGAACAAGATGCAGCCCCATCAAGCCCAGAAAATCGATACGGTGATCCAGCAACTGGCTGAAAACCCCGCACGGGATGATCTGGACATAAAGAAGCTGACCAACCGCGAGAATGTATATCGCGTGCGCGTCGGCCAGTACCGGATCCTCTACACAGAAGACGGACATATCCTTGATATCATCAAGATTGCCCCCCGAGGATCGGCATACAAGAACTGA
- a CDS encoding phage tail protein, with amino-acid sequence MLLSLGLFVFELKTVPYETLKRSTEYRWSATNRFGKAPAHQYLGPGNDTLTIDGKLMPELTGGPVHLTKLREMAASGKAWILTAGNGDVLGKWFIDRIEDTRSHMVSNGLARKIEFTISLTRYGNDDNEQLGNLMDSKP; translated from the coding sequence ATGCTTCTTTCCCTTGGACTGTTCGTCTTCGAACTTAAAACCGTTCCCTATGAAACCCTGAAGCGATCAACCGAATATCGCTGGTCAGCGACCAACCGGTTCGGAAAGGCCCCTGCCCACCAGTATCTGGGGCCGGGAAACGACACCTTGACCATTGATGGCAAGCTGATGCCGGAATTGACCGGCGGCCCGGTTCATCTGACCAAGCTGCGCGAAATGGCCGCCAGCGGCAAGGCGTGGATCCTGACAGCCGGGAATGGTGATGTTTTGGGAAAGTGGTTCATTGATCGGATCGAGGATACGCGGTCGCACATGGTTTCGAACGGCCTTGCCCGAAAGATCGAATTCACCATCTCGCTTACCCGTTATGGTAATGACGACAACGAACAACTCGGCAATCTGATGGACAGCAAGCCATGA
- a CDS encoding antA/AntB antirepressor family protein yields the protein MVIPVKIESSALGGETIETVNARDLHAFLEVGRDFSNWIKARIERYGFAEGEDFIRSENLRSPKRASSKSRVQTVIDYYITLDMAKELSMVERTARGREARRYFIEVEKQWRAGLSGRAVEVDLISDLRSDGIGKLPGQRFAEERLRLGFATKRDFAKSVALSMQKITAFEDFHAFPKRKSEYDLFVGIGFDLSYWQWGERSLSAAERELLAGWREADKKQKSALLGHLRHNLLSAGNDTDG from the coding sequence ATGGTCATTCCGGTAAAGATCGAAAGTTCCGCCCTTGGCGGGGAAACCATCGAAACGGTGAATGCGCGTGACCTTCATGCCTTTTTGGAGGTCGGGCGCGATTTCTCGAACTGGATCAAAGCGCGTATCGAACGCTATGGCTTTGCCGAGGGTGAAGATTTCATCCGAAGTGAGAATTTGCGCTCGCCAAAACGGGCGAGCTCAAAATCACGTGTTCAAACTGTTATCGACTATTACATCACTCTCGACATGGCCAAGGAACTTTCCATGGTCGAGCGCACGGCACGAGGCCGGGAAGCTAGGCGCTATTTTATCGAAGTTGAAAAGCAGTGGCGGGCCGGATTATCGGGCCGGGCTGTTGAGGTTGATTTAATATCCGATCTGCGCAGTGACGGAATTGGCAAGCTGCCGGGACAGCGATTTGCCGAGGAAAGATTGCGGTTGGGCTTTGCGACCAAGCGGGACTTTGCCAAATCGGTAGCACTGTCGATGCAGAAGATCACGGCATTTGAAGATTTCCATGCCTTTCCCAAACGCAAATCCGAATATGACCTGTTTGTCGGGATCGGTTTTGACCTGTCATACTGGCAGTGGGGTGAAAGGTCTTTGAGTGCGGCAGAGCGGGAACTGTTGGCCGGATGGCGAGAGGCAGACAAAAAGCAAAAGTCCGCATTGCTTGGCCATCTTCGTCACAACCTGCTTTCCGCAGGAAATGATACAGATGGCTGA
- a CDS encoding phage tail sheath protein, producing the protein MPTEYHHGVRVVEVSEGTRPIRTIETAVIGVVCTGETADTDVFPANRPVLITDINDGISAAGDDGTLPYALDAIKDHGNPLTVVVRVPEGADEAETTTNLIGGVVSGQKTGMQALTAAKPLLGVQPRILGVPGLDNANVTAELASIAQLTRSFAYASCWDCEDIPAATAYRDGFGQRELMLIYPDFINWDTVNSTERTASAVARALGLRAQIDQDVGWHKTISNVPVNGVSGISKDVYWDLQNPATDAGVLNAADVTTLINNKGYRFWGSRTCSADPLFAFENYTRTAQVLADTMAEAHFWAVDKPMSPTLVRDIIDGVNAKFRSLVANGYLIGGEAWFDPAKNSKEELKSGKLMISYDYTPVPPLENLMFEQKITDDYLVDFAAMVAAA; encoded by the coding sequence ATGCCCACCGAATATCATCATGGCGTGCGCGTGGTCGAAGTGTCTGAAGGCACCCGCCCAATCCGCACGATCGAGACTGCCGTTATTGGCGTTGTCTGCACTGGCGAGACTGCCGACACAGACGTTTTCCCGGCCAACCGACCTGTCCTGATCACCGACATCAATGACGGTATCAGTGCTGCAGGTGATGACGGCACCCTTCCCTATGCCCTGGACGCGATCAAGGATCATGGGAATCCCCTGACGGTCGTTGTGCGTGTGCCTGAAGGTGCGGACGAAGCCGAAACCACGACCAACCTTATCGGCGGTGTGGTAAGCGGCCAGAAGACCGGCATGCAGGCCCTGACCGCCGCCAAGCCGCTGTTGGGTGTGCAACCGCGCATTCTGGGTGTTCCCGGCCTTGACAATGCCAATGTCACTGCCGAACTGGCATCGATCGCGCAACTGACCCGGTCCTTTGCCTATGCGTCCTGCTGGGACTGCGAGGATATCCCGGCCGCGACCGCCTATCGCGATGGTTTCGGCCAGCGTGAATTGATGCTGATCTATCCCGATTTCATCAATTGGGACACGGTCAACAGCACTGAACGCACCGCTTCTGCTGTTGCCCGTGCGCTTGGCCTGCGTGCCCAGATTGATCAGGATGTCGGCTGGCACAAAACCATTTCAAACGTCCCAGTCAATGGCGTATCTGGCATCAGCAAGGACGTGTATTGGGATCTGCAGAACCCGGCCACCGATGCAGGCGTTCTGAACGCTGCCGACGTTACCACGCTGATCAACAACAAGGGTTATCGCTTCTGGGGATCGCGCACCTGCAGTGCCGATCCGCTGTTCGCGTTTGAAAACTATACCCGCACAGCACAGGTGCTGGCCGACACCATGGCCGAGGCGCATTTCTGGGCTGTTGACAAGCCGATGTCCCCGACCTTGGTGCGTGACATCATTGATGGCGTCAATGCCAAGTTCCGCAGCCTTGTCGCCAATGGCTATCTGATCGGCGGTGAAGCGTGGTTTGACCCTGCAAAGAACAGCAAGGAAGAACTGAAATCCGGCAAGCTGATGATCAGCTACGACTACACCCCGGTACCGCCGCTGGAAAACCTGATGTTCGAACAGAAAATCACCGACGATTATCTGGTCGACTTCGCGGCAATGGTTGCGGCGGCCTGA
- a CDS encoding helix-turn-helix transcriptional regulator yields MPNKYTFLRNEEGLPIAVTMTFEEFRNLAPEIAEEYLTDEQLADVAARDDDGSRYPYEVMQRVLAGDHPVKVFREFRGMTQGELAEKVDVAGNYISMIERGKNPPSRKLQAALAKALDVDYGMLETGPSFEPA; encoded by the coding sequence ATGCCCAACAAATACACCTTCCTGCGTAACGAGGAAGGGCTTCCAATTGCTGTAACCATGACTTTTGAGGAGTTTCGCAACCTCGCACCGGAAATTGCGGAAGAATATCTGACTGATGAACAACTCGCGGACGTCGCTGCCCGTGATGATGACGGATCCCGGTACCCGTATGAAGTGATGCAGCGTGTTCTTGCTGGCGACCACCCGGTCAAGGTGTTCCGCGAGTTTCGCGGAATGACGCAAGGCGAACTGGCCGAAAAGGTCGATGTCGCCGGAAACTACATCAGCATGATCGAACGCGGCAAAAATCCGCCGTCCAGGAAATTGCAGGCTGCCTTGGCAAAGGCGCTTGATGTTGATTACGGGATGCTTGAAACCGGACCAAGTTTCGAGCCCGCCTGA
- a CDS encoding helix-turn-helix domain-containing protein codes for MSYLTRPDNEVSGGGCYMESIRIDQMAIALIRAKQVKPKGNPNIGARLKAARKRKGLSAAAAAELAGINHQSTLYGYESDVGPRKADYGTLLRLCHVYGITPNELFEWPAFDRSLFVEVVVAVEDFLEKHRRTIPPHEKTELYFAIYDALEAEPDALRGEAGGLDISGLWGLMRLSIRE; via the coding sequence ATGAGTTATCTAACAAGACCCGATAATGAGGTATCAGGCGGAGGTTGCTACATGGAATCGATACGGATCGACCAAATGGCAATTGCACTAATCAGGGCAAAACAAGTGAAACCCAAAGGGAATCCGAATATCGGGGCGCGATTGAAGGCGGCGCGAAAACGCAAGGGATTGTCTGCTGCTGCGGCGGCGGAACTGGCGGGTATCAATCACCAGTCAACCCTGTATGGCTATGAAAGTGATGTCGGGCCCCGCAAGGCCGATTACGGTACTTTGCTCAGATTGTGTCATGTCTACGGGATCACGCCGAACGAGTTATTCGAATGGCCTGCATTTGACAGATCCCTGTTCGTTGAGGTGGTGGTGGCGGTCGAGGATTTCCTTGAAAAGCATCGGCGCACTATCCCGCCACACGAAAAGACAGAGCTTTATTTTGCAATCTATGATGCCCTGGAGGCCGAGCCGGATGCGTTGCGCGGCGAGGCAGGAGGGCTTGATATCAGCGGTCTTTGGGGGTTGATGCGGCTGTCGATCAGGGAGTGA
- a CDS encoding contractile injection system protein, VgrG/Pvc8 family produces the protein MIPQYQIIADSIDVTARMQKYLNKVRVIDKPGVEADQCEIELSDPDGTLNLPKRGVRLQVLLGYDGDLQDKGTFTIDQVAESGPPDIVTVSGCSADFQGPFKIQREESYSSKTIGEILTTIAKRYDLIPAIEDGLAGILIDHIDQTNESDPNFLTRLGKDYDAIATIKAGRLLFTPVGYNRTISGIMLPTALIKRDETSTHHLQIADREGTFSGVRAKWRDHNGNRTRYSTAGNGDNWKTLKRIFPSAVTAYHAAKAEWARMQRGQITISLTVANGDPSIHAGQPLRLSGWRQEISGVNWVAGEVSHEWTDGGASTSLDAQARL, from the coding sequence ATGATCCCGCAATACCAGATTATCGCTGATAGCATCGATGTCACCGCCCGCATGCAAAAGTATCTCAACAAAGTTCGTGTGATCGACAAGCCCGGTGTTGAGGCAGACCAATGCGAGATTGAACTGTCTGACCCGGATGGAACCTTGAACCTGCCCAAACGCGGTGTGCGCCTGCAGGTGTTATTGGGCTATGACGGCGATCTCCAGGACAAAGGCACATTCACAATTGATCAGGTCGCGGAATCCGGCCCGCCCGATATCGTCACAGTGTCCGGATGCAGTGCGGATTTCCAGGGCCCGTTCAAGATCCAGCGCGAGGAATCCTACAGCAGCAAGACAATCGGCGAGATCCTGACCACAATCGCCAAGCGATATGACCTGATCCCCGCGATCGAGGACGGACTTGCAGGAATCCTGATCGACCATATCGACCAGACCAATGAAAGCGATCCCAACTTCCTGACCCGTCTTGGCAAGGATTATGACGCGATTGCCACCATCAAGGCCGGTCGCCTGCTGTTTACCCCGGTCGGCTATAACAGGACGATCAGCGGCATCATGCTGCCAACCGCCCTGATCAAACGCGATGAAACCAGCACCCATCATTTGCAGATCGCCGACCGGGAAGGAACCTTTTCCGGTGTACGAGCCAAATGGCGCGACCATAATGGCAATCGCACCCGATATTCCACAGCCGGGAACGGTGACAACTGGAAGACGCTCAAACGCATTTTTCCCAGTGCTGTCACGGCCTATCACGCGGCAAAGGCCGAATGGGCCCGGATGCAGCGCGGTCAGATCACCATCAGCCTCACGGTGGCCAATGGCGACCCGTCAATTCACGCTGGCCAGCCGCTTCGGCTATCCGGGTGGCGACAGGAAATCAGTGGTGTCAATTGGGTGGCTGGCGAGGTATCGCACGAATGGACGGATGGCGGGGCGTCTACATCACTTGATGCGCAAGCCCGCCTGTAG
- a CDS encoding phage major tail tube protein, with protein sequence MLPKHIKNWNAFVEGVGLAGLAEEVVTPVIERVTEAYRGAGMLGEVELDLGVEALKLEFTLAEFNTGILKQFGVPDASGIGVRLLAAAKADGADSNTDAIEMSVRGRFTKMDPGTLKSGDMAKMKCEMPLTYFKYTVNGDVIIEIDLINGIEKVGGVDRQAGIRQALGLTA encoded by the coding sequence ATGCTGCCCAAACATATTAAGAACTGGAACGCGTTCGTTGAAGGTGTCGGCCTTGCCGGTCTTGCCGAGGAAGTCGTCACCCCCGTCATTGAGCGTGTGACCGAGGCCTATCGCGGTGCCGGTATGCTTGGCGAGGTCGAACTGGATCTTGGCGTCGAAGCCTTGAAGCTTGAATTCACCCTTGCCGAATTCAACACCGGTATTCTTAAGCAATTCGGCGTCCCGGATGCATCCGGTATTGGTGTCCGCCTGCTGGCCGCTGCAAAGGCCGATGGTGCTGATAGCAACACCGATGCAATCGAAATGTCCGTGCGCGGTCGTTTCACCAAGATGGATCCCGGCACCCTTAAGTCCGGTGATATGGCCAAGATGAAATGCGAGATGCCGCTGACCTATTTCAAATACACGGTCAATGGCGACGTGATCATTGAAATTGATCTGATCAACGGTATCGAAAAGGTTGGCGGTGTTGACCGTCAGGCAGGGATCCGTCAGGCGCTTGGCCTGACCGCATAA
- a CDS encoding DUF4376 domain-containing protein, whose product MTALYAICDDQWALVRVANSPMGLKAETGKTYSNAALATVEDLRANFVLVIDQGSKPDQEWQTVIGNPQVMIDGDPNDPATMTATLLYTTQPISLDQAKSKLERKVKEHKFRRMSGGIEFDVNGTVYVVQTDERSLALLDRISERAKANQIENGQIVRMADNSSPLLTQQQIIDLNLAVCAMLCACTDAQTEREYAIDALPDDLQAHMDFDVTAGFPAFPATVTE is encoded by the coding sequence ATGACCGCACTTTATGCGATTTGTGACGATCAGTGGGCTTTGGTCCGTGTGGCCAACAGCCCGATGGGCCTTAAGGCCGAAACCGGAAAGACCTATAGTAACGCGGCCTTGGCCACGGTCGAGGATTTGCGGGCGAACTTCGTGCTTGTGATCGATCAGGGCAGTAAGCCGGATCAGGAATGGCAGACGGTGATTGGCAACCCGCAGGTGATGATCGATGGCGATCCGAACGATCCGGCAACAATGACCGCAACGCTGCTATACACCACCCAGCCGATCAGTCTTGATCAAGCAAAGTCGAAACTCGAACGCAAGGTCAAGGAACACAAATTCCGCCGTATGTCAGGCGGCATTGAATTTGATGTGAATGGCACTGTGTATGTCGTGCAAACTGACGAACGAAGCCTTGCGCTTCTGGATCGCATCAGTGAACGGGCCAAGGCGAACCAGATTGAGAACGGCCAAATCGTTCGTATGGCCGACAATTCGAGCCCGCTTCTGACCCAACAGCAGATCATTGATCTTAACCTTGCCGTCTGCGCGATGCTTTGCGCCTGCACGGATGCGCAGACCGAACGTGAATACGCCATCGACGCCCTGCCTGATGACCTTCAGGCGCACATGGATTTCGATGTAACTGCCGGTTTCCCGGCCTTCCCTGCAACTGTTACGGAGTAA
- a CDS encoding phage tail assembly protein — translation MTKKTDDIAAATNGAVNASFDHTFVKPLPYGSEKTLDKTTIRRPLGGDLRGVKLIQLSELDANVLFGLLPRITSPALTEAHVQMMDPRDSVAIMQGLAENFFTA, via the coding sequence ATGACCAAGAAAACCGACGATATCGCCGCCGCAACCAACGGCGCAGTAAACGCCAGCTTTGATCACACCTTTGTCAAGCCGCTTCCGTATGGCTCTGAAAAGACACTGGACAAAACCACCATCCGTCGCCCGCTGGGCGGTGATTTGCGTGGTGTGAAACTGATCCAGCTTTCCGAGCTTGATGCCAATGTCCTGTTCGGCCTGCTGCCACGCATCACGAGCCCGGCGCTTACCGAAGCCCATGTGCAGATGATGGATCCACGGGATTCCGTCGCAATCATGCAGGGCCTCGCGGAAAATTTTTTCACAGCGTAA
- a CDS encoding phage tail tape measure protein, translated as MSDLKLNILMQAADKVSAPFRKIKQSSGQLKDQLAQAAGRVRDLERVSGNLQSFKELKAAARQNAAALNTAQQRAQQLGQQIASTDKVTRKMRNEFNAARKEVNRLENAQQQISTSTGALRRNLSAAGIDTRKLGDAQRKLKTDLDAARAAADKQAKSLERARMKTNALAQARSKMQKTMQLQANMAIGGAAGMAAGGAALALGGRMASAGIDFDEQMSGVGAIARLDKASEAMTSLRAQAEELGATTSFSASEAASGMQFLAMAGFEAKEILQTMPGMLDLAKAGATDLATTADIASNVLSGFGMHASEMGRLGDIMTATFTRSNVDLSMLGETMKYTAPIAKEFGASVEDVAAMSGLLGNVGIQGSQAGTALRAMFSRMASPPADALDALDQLGISTMDFNGNARSMVDILGDLAKSTEGLGSAERLAHLTAIAGQEAGAAFATLVEQGGSGEITKFIDVLNNSMGETTRVAKQMGDNAAGDIKSFWSAVEGMNISLTSTNDAPLRSLIQSATDVVRSITGWVKANPELASGLVKVAAVMAGLIFTGGLLATTVAGLLGPFAMAKFAFTALGIKAGVLGSSMGLVGKGIGLVGSVAKIAFPIVSGGIRAIGMALSANPIAVAVMAIAGAAYLLYEYWGPIKGFFVDLWDGITQAFGVAWDWISEKLQALAQPVKWLSDAIGGLFGDGKTSELTVKNGTSQKPDFSNLAKAASNPVSTMAVAPVAAAIATSPAAAAQYDQSAMQASHNTYSITVNAGTEVDPDAIAKEVARQIEMIERRNKARERSSLIDQSN; from the coding sequence ATGTCTGATCTGAAGCTTAATATTCTGATGCAGGCCGCCGACAAGGTCAGTGCACCGTTCCGCAAAATCAAGCAGTCAAGCGGCCAGTTGAAAGATCAGCTTGCGCAGGCTGCAGGACGGGTGCGCGACCTTGAACGGGTATCAGGGAACCTTCAGTCGTTTAAGGAACTCAAGGCCGCTGCACGGCAAAATGCGGCGGCCTTGAACACCGCCCAACAACGCGCCCAGCAACTCGGTCAGCAGATCGCATCGACAGACAAAGTCACCCGCAAGATGCGCAACGAATTCAATGCCGCCCGCAAAGAGGTGAACCGGCTTGAAAACGCGCAACAACAGATTTCGACTTCCACTGGCGCATTGCGCCGCAATCTCTCAGCAGCAGGAATTGATACCCGGAAACTAGGCGATGCCCAACGCAAGCTGAAAACCGATCTGGATGCCGCCCGCGCTGCCGCCGACAAACAGGCAAAGTCCCTTGAACGGGCGCGCATGAAGACAAATGCGCTGGCCCAAGCCAGATCAAAAATGCAAAAGACCATGCAGCTACAGGCAAACATGGCCATCGGCGGTGCTGCTGGCATGGCTGCAGGTGGGGCCGCACTTGCGCTTGGCGGGCGGATGGCCTCGGCTGGCATTGATTTCGATGAACAAATGTCGGGTGTCGGCGCGATTGCACGGTTGGACAAGGCATCCGAAGCCATGACCAGCCTGCGTGCGCAGGCCGAGGAACTTGGTGCCACGACCAGCTTTTCCGCATCAGAGGCCGCAAGCGGCATGCAATTCCTTGCCATGGCCGGGTTTGAAGCAAAAGAAATCCTGCAAACCATGCCCGGTATGCTCGATCTGGCGAAGGCCGGTGCCACGGATCTGGCAACAACAGCGGACATCGCATCCAACGTCTTGTCCGGCTTTGGCATGCATGCCAGCGAAATGGGCCGCTTGGGCGACATCATGACGGCCACCTTCACCCGATCGAACGTGGACTTGTCCATGTTGGGTGAAACCATGAAATACACCGCGCCGATTGCAAAGGAGTTCGGGGCATCGGTTGAAGACGTTGCCGCCATGTCGGGCCTTCTGGGCAATGTCGGCATTCAGGGCAGCCAAGCCGGTACCGCGTTGCGTGCCATGTTCTCGCGCATGGCATCCCCACCAGCAGATGCACTGGACGCACTGGACCAGCTTGGGATTTCAACCATGGACTTCAACGGCAACGCCAGAAGCATGGTGGACATCCTTGGCGACCTTGCCAAATCGACCGAGGGGCTTGGCTCAGCGGAACGCCTTGCGCATCTTACGGCCATCGCGGGGCAGGAAGCCGGGGCCGCCTTTGCCACCCTTGTCGAACAGGGCGGATCAGGTGAAATCACCAAGTTCATTGATGTTCTGAACAACTCCATGGGTGAAACCACCCGCGTGGCCAAGCAAATGGGCGACAACGCGGCTGGGGATATCAAGTCCTTCTGGTCGGCAGTCGAAGGCATGAACATCAGCCTGACAAGCACGAACGACGCACCGTTGCGCAGCTTGATCCAGTCCGCCACCGATGTTGTTCGATCCATCACCGGCTGGGTGAAAGCCAACCCGGAACTTGCCAGCGGTCTGGTCAAGGTCGCGGCTGTGATGGCCGGGTTGATCTTTACTGGTGGTTTGTTGGCCACCACGGTTGCCGGTCTGCTTGGGCCATTTGCCATGGCCAAGTTTGCCTTTACCGCCCTTGGCATCAAGGCCGGGGTGCTCGGCAGCAGCATGGGACTAGTTGGCAAGGGGATCGGCTTAGTCGGATCTGTCGCCAAGATCGCCTTTCCCATCGTGTCGGGGGGCATTCGGGCCATCGGCATGGCGCTGTCCGCCAACCCCATCGCGGTTGCTGTGATGGCCATCGCCGGGGCGGCCTACCTGCTTTACGAATATTGGGGGCCGATAAAGGGCTTCTTTGTCGATCTATGGGACGGGATCACACAGGCCTTTGGCGTTGCATGGGACTGGATCAGTGAAAAGCTTCAGGCACTGGCACAGCCTGTCAAATGGCTTTCAGATGCCATTGGTGGTCTGTTTGGCGACGGAAAAACATCTGAACTGACCGTAAAGAACGGGACTTCACAGAAACCCGATTTCTCCAATCTCGCAAAAGCGGCGTCAAACCCTGTTAGCACAATGGCAGTTGCCCCGGTCGCAGCCGCGATTGCCACGTCCCCCGCCGCCGCGGCGCAATACGACCAATCCGCAATGCAGGCTTCGCACAACACCTACAGCATTACGGTGAATGCCGGTACCGAGGTTGATCCCGATGCCATTGCAAAGGAAGTCGCCCGCCAGATCGAAATGATCGAGCGCCGCAATAAGGCGCGTGAACGTTCATCCCTGATTGATCAGAGCAACTGA